The following coding sequences lie in one Streptomyces sp. NBC_00510 genomic window:
- a CDS encoding AAA family ATPase, which produces MRYLILGATEARSPTGAPVPLGSGKRLRALLAALALHAPHAVSTDALIAEVWGGEGDEPPQDASGALQALVSRLRRALGSQDNTIASGPAGYRLVTATPDDVDLHLFERLVREGSAALDAGDPDAAAETLEAALALWRGPALADLPDRGSAAARAEDLRLTATYRRIEACLALGRGGELLPQLRGLVAEHPLHEPFRAQLIRALHATGRSADALAAYEDTRLALADRLGTDPGVELKSLHAQLLAAEPQPPTPTAAPTGPPSTGNLRARLTSFVGREAELDVLRASLTDGRHRLVTLTGPGGSGKTRLSQEAAAAVAGASAYPDGVWLAEFAPLDRPAAVPDAVLSAIGRRDTAVLAAAREVRSAGQEADPAARLLEHCAQRRMLLVLDNCEHVIDAAAALTDQLLAACPGVTVLATSREPLGLQGETVRPVEPLPLPTAHRLFVERAAAVRPGFDADHDHAAAVDEICRRLDGLPLAIELAAARLRVLTPRQIAARLDDRFRLLTGGSRTALPRQQTLRAVVDWSWDLLDEAERTTLRRLSVFAGGCTLQAAEAVCGEEALELVGQLVDKSLIVVDHGTEEVRYRLLETIHEYAAERAAGDPADRAEAARRHTAYFADFARTADSGLRAPEQLVWAARVEADLDNVRAVLRRTIDAGDEAEGIELALAMGWFWWLRNFRDEAREWLARLIGLAELPDDPGAPGFWPRMNLRLLHLFVVSDTMPREEMQSQEMLALASRIVEVYSVPGPHSARFPGMLWPFCDYVVGRHEAIREHADTMVATCRAYGGTWELAAALMFRTHITIDLPGGLPRADADWPELLELSERLGDRWMRAQVCEAGAEMALAYGDYAAARADLEEALRLGGELGAHVEGIFVRSRMGEVAHREGDDARAEKLLRQAAEEAEQYGVWDARAYIRALLATIVLRRGELREARELVDLAHGEGRMGTPPPDFELLVASLSARVAAAEGDTAGALAGLAEALRAGLDGFCAEPRLAAVAEYAAEVLVTLGDPVRAAGLHGAADGLRAGLPRPVPEEEVVRAAGAAARAALGDGPYERARTAGHGLGGEGAYALLAEAIA; this is translated from the coding sequence GTGCGGTACCTGATCCTCGGCGCCACGGAGGCGCGCAGCCCCACCGGCGCGCCCGTGCCCCTGGGCAGCGGCAAGCGGCTGCGGGCCCTGCTCGCCGCACTCGCGCTGCACGCCCCGCACGCGGTGTCCACGGACGCCCTGATCGCCGAGGTGTGGGGTGGCGAGGGCGACGAGCCGCCCCAGGACGCCTCCGGCGCACTGCAGGCGCTCGTGTCGAGGCTGCGCCGCGCCCTCGGGTCCCAGGACAACACGATCGCCTCGGGCCCCGCCGGCTACCGCCTGGTCACGGCCACCCCGGACGACGTCGACCTGCACCTCTTCGAGCGCCTGGTACGCGAAGGCAGTGCCGCCCTCGACGCCGGTGACCCCGACGCCGCCGCGGAGACCTTGGAGGCCGCGCTCGCGCTGTGGCGCGGTCCCGCGCTGGCGGACCTGCCCGACCGGGGTTCCGCCGCCGCCCGGGCGGAGGACCTGCGGCTGACCGCGACGTACCGCCGCATCGAGGCGTGCCTGGCGCTCGGCCGCGGCGGCGAACTGCTGCCGCAGTTGCGTGGGCTGGTCGCCGAGCACCCGCTGCACGAGCCGTTCCGGGCGCAGTTGATACGGGCGCTGCATGCGACGGGTCGCTCCGCCGACGCCCTGGCGGCGTACGAGGACACCCGCCTGGCCCTCGCCGATCGCCTCGGCACCGACCCGGGCGTCGAACTCAAGTCCCTGCACGCCCAGTTGCTCGCCGCCGAACCGCAACCGCCGACCCCGACAGCCGCCCCTACCGGCCCGCCCAGCACGGGAAACCTGCGGGCCCGCCTCACCAGCTTCGTCGGCCGCGAGGCCGAACTGGACGTGCTGCGCGCGAGCCTGACCGACGGCAGGCACCGCCTGGTGACGCTGACCGGCCCCGGGGGTTCCGGCAAGACGCGGCTGTCGCAGGAGGCCGCGGCCGCGGTGGCCGGGGCCTCCGCGTACCCGGACGGGGTGTGGCTGGCGGAGTTCGCCCCGCTGGACCGCCCCGCCGCCGTGCCGGACGCCGTGCTGAGCGCGATCGGACGCCGTGACACGGCCGTGCTGGCCGCCGCCCGCGAGGTGCGCAGCGCGGGCCAGGAGGCCGACCCGGCAGCCCGGCTCCTGGAGCACTGCGCGCAGCGCCGCATGCTGCTGGTGCTCGACAACTGCGAGCACGTCATCGACGCCGCGGCCGCCCTCACCGACCAGTTGCTCGCCGCCTGCCCCGGTGTGACCGTGCTCGCCACGAGCCGCGAGCCGCTGGGTCTGCAGGGCGAGACGGTGCGCCCGGTCGAGCCGCTGCCGTTGCCGACCGCGCACCGGCTGTTCGTGGAGCGGGCGGCGGCCGTGCGCCCCGGGTTCGACGCGGACCACGACCACGCGGCGGCGGTGGACGAGATCTGCCGCCGCCTGGACGGGCTGCCGCTGGCCATCGAGCTGGCCGCCGCGCGGCTGCGGGTGCTCACCCCGCGCCAGATCGCGGCCCGCCTCGACGACCGCTTCCGGCTGCTGACCGGCGGCAGCCGCACCGCGCTGCCCCGCCAGCAGACGCTGCGCGCGGTCGTCGACTGGAGCTGGGACCTGCTCGACGAGGCGGAACGCACGACGCTGCGCCGGCTGAGCGTCTTCGCCGGCGGCTGCACGCTGCAGGCGGCGGAGGCCGTGTGCGGGGAGGAGGCGCTGGAGCTGGTCGGCCAGCTCGTGGACAAGTCCCTGATCGTGGTCGACCACGGCACGGAGGAGGTGCGCTACCGGCTGCTGGAGACGATCCACGAGTACGCCGCCGAGCGCGCAGCCGGTGATCCCGCCGACCGGGCGGAGGCGGCCCGCCGGCACACCGCGTACTTCGCGGACTTCGCCCGCACCGCAGACTCCGGCCTGCGCGCCCCCGAGCAGTTGGTCTGGGCGGCCCGTGTGGAGGCGGACCTGGACAACGTACGAGCCGTGCTGCGCCGGACGATCGACGCGGGGGACGAGGCCGAGGGGATCGAACTGGCCCTGGCCATGGGCTGGTTCTGGTGGCTGCGCAACTTCCGCGACGAAGCGCGGGAGTGGCTCGCCCGGCTCATCGGGCTCGCCGAACTCCCCGACGATCCCGGCGCCCCGGGCTTCTGGCCGCGCATGAACCTGCGGCTGCTCCACCTCTTCGTGGTCAGCGACACCATGCCCCGCGAGGAGATGCAGAGCCAGGAGATGCTGGCGCTGGCCTCGCGGATCGTCGAGGTGTACAGCGTGCCGGGCCCGCACTCGGCGCGCTTCCCCGGCATGCTGTGGCCGTTCTGCGACTACGTCGTGGGCCGCCACGAGGCGATCCGGGAGCACGCGGACACGATGGTGGCCACCTGCCGCGCGTACGGCGGCACATGGGAACTGGCGGCGGCACTGATGTTCCGTACGCACATCACGATCGACCTCCCCGGCGGGCTCCCCCGGGCCGACGCGGACTGGCCGGAGCTGCTGGAACTCAGCGAACGGCTCGGCGACCGCTGGATGCGCGCCCAGGTCTGCGAGGCGGGGGCCGAGATGGCGCTGGCGTACGGCGACTACGCGGCGGCGCGGGCGGACCTGGAGGAGGCCCTGCGGCTCGGCGGTGAACTGGGCGCGCACGTGGAGGGCATCTTCGTCCGTTCCCGCATGGGTGAGGTGGCCCACCGGGAGGGCGACGACGCCCGCGCCGAGAAGCTGCTGCGCCAGGCCGCCGAGGAGGCCGAGCAGTACGGGGTGTGGGACGCCCGCGCCTACATCCGTGCGCTGCTGGCGACGATCGTGCTGCGCCGGGGCGAGCTCCGGGAGGCCCGGGAGCTGGTCGACCTCGCGCACGGCGAGGGCCGTATGGGCACGCCCCCACCGGACTTCGAGCTGCTCGTGGCGAGCCTGTCGGCCCGGGTGGCCGCCGCCGAGGGCGACACGGCGGGTGCCCTGGCCGGGCTCGCGGAGGCACTGCGCGCGGGACTCGACGGCTTCTGCGCCGAACCGCGTCTGGCGGCGGTGGCCGAGTACGCCGCCGAGGTGCTGGTGACCCTCGGCGATCCCGTACGGGCCGCCGGGCTGCACGGTGCGGCCGACGGCCTGCGCGCGGGCCTGCCGCGCCCCGTCCCGGAGGAGGAGGTGGTGCGCGCGGCGGGGGCGGCGGCCCGCGCGGCCCTGGGGGACGGGCCGTACGAGCGGGCCCGCACCGCGGGCCACGGGCTGGGCGGCGAGGGCGCCTA
- the tmk gene encoding dTMP kinase, with protein sequence MTRSEQPTDTFADELEADSRQRAVGALLKIPPLRKLWGAQLTGTVGDRLALLVLVVLTAQAAVGAQAFGGGYRGAAFAVAAVLGARVLAALLFGAVLLGPLGSLTGPGGVLDRRWTMIGSDVVRLALLIVAPLWIDWVPADAVAWLLVTVFVTGVAERLWTVAKDGAAPGLLPPPAPGAGTVRPLPDRLDALRRLDQRTGFVAFPIAAAGLVVVTLVGNLIGLGVDWFGLHQAALASYVAAGLFAASGAVLYLLELPGDQAPPLRSPLQGLRSNDRGRTGAVPLLVLGTTTVAGAIAAAVALAVLHAADLGGGPVGYGLLVLALTAGPVLGIRIAPHTFPGLSRRRLLAIAIAVTGLALLLTGIVPDPTTVLLLALLAGTAAGITANTGHVLIDQETEESRRARATDHLHAVTHLLMAVGAVGAPLLAGGIGPHRVVNGHFTFDHGGAAYALMLIGALLLPVAALVLGKTDDRQGVPLRRDLREALRGGDPEQAPAPTGFFIAVEGGDGAGKSTQVEALAEWIRGKGHEVVVTREPGATAVGKRLRSILLDVSSGGLSHRAEALLYAADRAEHVDTVVRPALERGAVVISDRYIDSSVAYQGAGRDLAPTEIARISRWATDGLVPHLTVLLDVTPEAARERFTEAPDRLESEPAEFHDRVRSGFLTLAAADPARYLVVDAAQEPEAVTTVIRHRLDEILPLSEKEVEAREEARRQAEEDARRRAEEEAACKAEEERLERERQAQLEKLRAEEEERRRLAEEAARLAAEEAAAEEARRRAEETRRQAEEERARREAEERVRREEQERLRRQAEEEARLRAEAEERRLERQRKAEEALMRAEQARVEAEDTTRTVETPRPPTPSTGAAGDAETAVLRAVPVDDATAVLPPVKPAFPDFTKTAETPRPPRPATPTDAEETAVLPAVTPGAADDTAVLPPVPSADRVPPGIFRPEAPAAAPRDPENERTREMPSVPAEGRRPRPRPSWAEETPLDDLPSLADELLGPRDEDDDRD encoded by the coding sequence ATGACGCGATCCGAGCAGCCAACGGACACGTTCGCCGACGAACTCGAGGCCGACTCGCGGCAACGCGCCGTGGGTGCCCTGCTGAAGATCCCTCCCCTGCGCAAGCTGTGGGGCGCTCAGCTGACCGGCACCGTCGGCGACCGGCTCGCCCTGCTGGTCCTGGTCGTCCTGACGGCGCAGGCCGCCGTCGGCGCCCAGGCCTTCGGCGGGGGGTACCGCGGCGCGGCCTTCGCGGTCGCGGCCGTCTTGGGCGCGCGCGTCCTCGCCGCCCTGCTCTTCGGGGCCGTGCTGCTCGGCCCGCTGGGCTCCCTCACCGGGCCCGGCGGCGTGCTGGACCGCCGGTGGACGATGATCGGCTCCGACGTCGTACGCCTCGCGCTGCTGATCGTCGCCCCGCTGTGGATCGACTGGGTGCCGGCCGACGCCGTCGCCTGGCTGCTGGTCACCGTCTTCGTCACCGGGGTGGCCGAGCGGCTGTGGACCGTGGCCAAGGACGGCGCCGCCCCCGGGCTGCTGCCCCCGCCCGCGCCGGGCGCAGGAACGGTACGTCCGCTGCCCGACCGCCTCGACGCGCTGCGCCGCCTCGACCAGCGCACCGGCTTCGTCGCCTTCCCGATCGCCGCCGCGGGCCTCGTCGTCGTGACGCTCGTCGGCAACCTGATCGGCCTCGGCGTCGACTGGTTCGGCCTGCACCAGGCCGCGCTCGCCTCCTACGTCGCCGCCGGGCTGTTCGCCGCCTCCGGCGCCGTCCTCTACCTGCTGGAACTGCCGGGCGACCAGGCGCCCCCGCTCCGCTCCCCGCTGCAGGGCCTGCGCAGCAACGACCGCGGGCGCACCGGCGCCGTACCGCTGCTCGTGCTCGGCACCACCACCGTCGCCGGCGCCATCGCCGCCGCCGTGGCGCTCGCCGTGCTGCACGCCGCCGACCTCGGCGGGGGCCCGGTCGGCTACGGGCTCCTGGTGCTGGCGCTCACCGCGGGCCCCGTGCTCGGCATCCGGATCGCCCCGCACACCTTCCCGGGACTGTCCCGGCGCCGCCTGCTCGCCATCGCCATCGCCGTCACCGGTCTGGCCCTGCTGCTGACCGGCATCGTGCCCGACCCGACGACGGTGCTGCTGCTGGCGCTGCTCGCCGGCACCGCGGCCGGGATCACCGCCAACACCGGGCACGTCCTCATCGACCAGGAGACCGAGGAGTCCCGCAGGGCCCGCGCCACCGACCACCTGCACGCGGTCACGCACCTGCTCATGGCGGTCGGCGCCGTCGGCGCCCCCCTGCTGGCCGGGGGCATCGGCCCGCACCGCGTCGTCAACGGGCACTTCACCTTCGACCACGGCGGCGCCGCCTACGCCCTCATGCTGATCGGCGCCCTGCTGCTGCCCGTCGCCGCGCTCGTCCTCGGCAAGACCGACGACCGCCAGGGCGTGCCCCTGCGCCGCGACCTGCGCGAGGCGCTGCGCGGCGGCGACCCCGAGCAGGCGCCCGCCCCCACCGGCTTCTTCATCGCCGTCGAGGGCGGCGACGGGGCCGGCAAGTCCACCCAGGTCGAGGCCCTCGCCGAGTGGATCCGCGGCAAGGGCCACGAGGTCGTCGTCACCCGCGAGCCGGGCGCCACGGCGGTCGGCAAGCGGCTCCGCTCGATCCTGCTCGACGTCTCCAGCGGCGGGCTCTCCCACCGCGCCGAGGCCCTGCTGTACGCCGCCGACCGCGCCGAGCACGTCGACACCGTCGTACGCCCCGCGCTGGAGCGCGGCGCGGTCGTCATCTCCGACCGCTACATCGACTCCTCCGTCGCCTACCAGGGCGCCGGGCGCGACCTCGCGCCGACCGAGATCGCCCGCATCTCGCGCTGGGCGACGGACGGTCTCGTCCCGCACCTGACCGTCCTGCTCGACGTCACCCCCGAGGCCGCCCGCGAGCGCTTCACCGAGGCGCCCGACCGGCTCGAGTCCGAGCCCGCGGAGTTCCACGACCGCGTGCGCTCCGGCTTCCTCACGCTCGCCGCGGCCGACCCCGCGCGCTACCTGGTCGTCGACGCGGCCCAGGAGCCGGAGGCCGTCACGACGGTGATACGGCACCGTCTCGACGAGATCCTCCCCCTGTCGGAGAAGGAGGTCGAGGCCCGCGAGGAGGCCCGCCGCCAGGCCGAGGAGGACGCCCGCAGGCGCGCCGAGGAGGAGGCGGCCTGCAAGGCAGAGGAGGAGCGGCTCGAACGCGAGCGCCAGGCCCAGCTGGAGAAGCTCCGCGCGGAGGAGGAGGAACGCCGCCGCCTCGCCGAGGAGGCCGCCCGCCTCGCGGCCGAGGAGGCCGCCGCGGAGGAGGCCCGGCGCCGTGCCGAGGAGACCCGCAGGCAGGCGGAGGAGGAGCGCGCCCGCCGCGAGGCCGAGGAGCGCGTCCGCCGCGAGGAACAGGAACGGCTGCGCCGCCAGGCCGAGGAGGAGGCCCGTCTCCGCGCCGAGGCCGAGGAACGCCGCCTGGAGCGCCAGCGCAAGGCCGAGGAGGCCCTGATGCGGGCCGAGCAGGCCCGCGTCGAGGCGGAGGACACGACGAGGACCGTGGAGACCCCGCGGCCGCCGACCCCCTCGACCGGGGCGGCCGGGGACGCGGAGACCGCCGTGCTGCGCGCGGTGCCCGTCGACGACGCGACGGCGGTCCTGCCGCCGGTCAAGCCGGCCTTCCCGGACTTCACGAAGACCGCCGAGACGCCGCGGCCGCCGCGGCCCGCGACGCCCACCGACGCGGAGGAGACGGCCGTTCTGCCCGCGGTCACCCCCGGCGCGGCGGACGACACGGCCGTCCTGCCGCCCGTCCCCTCCGCCGACCGTGTGCCGCCCGGCATCTTCCGGCCCGAGGCGCCGGCCGCGGCGCCGCGTGACCCGGAGAACGAGCGCACGCGCGAGATGCCGTCCGTCCCCGCGGAGGGGCGCCGCCCCCGCCCCCGCCCCTCGTGGGCCGAGGAGACCCCCCTCGACGACCTCCCCTCCCTCGCGGACGAGCTCCTCGGCCCGCGCGACGAGGACGACGACCGGGACTAG
- the topA gene encoding type I DNA topoisomerase has protein sequence MSPTRETAQGSGRRLVIVESPAKAKTIKGYLGPGYVVEASVGHIRDLPNGAAEVPAEYKGQPWARLGVNVDSEFQPIYVVNADKKAQVKKLKDLLKESDELLLATDEDREGEAIAWHLQEVLKPKVPVRRMVFHEITKDAIQEAVRNPRELNQPLVDAQETRRILDRLYGYEVSPVLWKKVMPRLSAGRVQSVATRLVVQRERERIAFRSAEYWDLSGTFATGRAGDATDPGTFGAKLSAVDGKRVAQGRDFGANGRLKDGANVLHLDEAAARALAAALEGAAFSVRSVESKPYRRSPYAPFRTTTLQQEASRKLGFGAKATMQVAQKLYENGFITYMRTDSTTLSETAITAARAQVTQLYGADYLPDKPRVYAGKVKNAQEAHEAIRPSGDRFRTPAETGLTGDQYRLYELIWMRTVASQMKDAVGQSVTVKVGGRAADGRDAEFSASGKIITFHGFMKAYVEGADDPNAELDSSERRLPAVTEGDALTARDVTADGHATKPPARYTEASLVKELEEREIGRPSTYASIIGTILDRGYVFKKGTALVPSFLSFAVVGLLEKHFGRLVDYDFTARMEDDLDRIARGEAQAVPWLRRFYFGEGDTPVGGAADAGNGDGDHLGGLKELVEDLGAIDAREVSSFPVGNGIVLRVGRYGPYVEKAAETEGETGQRADVPDDMPPDELTVELAEELLAKPSGDFELGADPETGRQIVAKDGRYGPYVTEILPEGTPKTGKNAVKPRTASLFKSMSLDTVTLEDALKLMSLPRVVGADAEGVEITAQNGRYGPYLKKGTDSRSLETEDQLFTITLDQALAIYAQPKVRGRAAAKPPLKELGTDPVSERPVVVKDGRFGPYVTDGETNATLRRDDDVETITPERGYELLAEKRAKAPAKKTAKKTAAKKAPAKKATATKTAAKKTAAKTTAAKKTAAAKTTAKKTVAKATTTAKKAASAAAEPAE, from the coding sequence TTGTCCCCGACCCGCGAGACCGCACAGGGCAGCGGCCGCCGACTCGTGATCGTCGAGTCGCCTGCCAAGGCGAAGACGATCAAGGGCTACCTCGGCCCCGGCTATGTCGTCGAGGCCAGCGTCGGGCACATCCGCGACCTCCCGAACGGGGCCGCCGAAGTGCCGGCGGAGTACAAGGGCCAGCCGTGGGCGCGGCTCGGCGTCAACGTCGACAGCGAGTTCCAGCCGATCTACGTCGTCAACGCGGACAAGAAGGCCCAGGTCAAGAAGCTGAAGGACCTGCTCAAGGAGTCCGACGAGCTCCTGCTCGCCACCGATGAGGACCGCGAGGGCGAGGCCATCGCCTGGCACCTGCAGGAGGTCCTCAAGCCCAAGGTCCCGGTCCGCCGGATGGTCTTCCACGAGATCACCAAGGACGCCATCCAGGAAGCCGTCCGCAACCCGCGCGAGCTGAACCAGCCCCTCGTCGACGCCCAGGAGACCCGCCGCATCCTCGACCGCCTCTACGGCTACGAGGTCTCGCCGGTCCTGTGGAAGAAGGTCATGCCGCGCCTGTCGGCCGGCCGTGTCCAGTCCGTCGCCACCCGGCTCGTCGTCCAGCGCGAGCGCGAGCGCATCGCCTTCCGCTCCGCCGAGTACTGGGACCTGTCCGGGACCTTCGCCACCGGCCGGGCCGGTGACGCCACCGACCCGGGCACCTTCGGCGCCAAGCTCAGCGCGGTCGACGGCAAGCGCGTCGCGCAGGGTCGTGACTTCGGCGCGAACGGCCGGCTCAAGGACGGTGCCAACGTCCTCCACCTGGACGAGGCCGCCGCCCGCGCGCTCGCCGCCGCCCTGGAGGGCGCCGCCTTCTCCGTCCGCTCGGTCGAGTCCAAGCCGTACCGCCGCTCGCCGTACGCGCCCTTCCGCACCACGACCCTGCAGCAGGAGGCCAGCCGCAAGCTCGGCTTCGGCGCCAAGGCCACCATGCAGGTCGCCCAGAAGCTGTACGAGAACGGCTTCATCACCTACATGCGTACGGACTCCACCACGCTGTCGGAGACCGCGATCACCGCCGCCCGGGCCCAGGTCACCCAGCTCTACGGCGCCGACTACCTGCCGGACAAGCCCCGCGTCTACGCGGGCAAGGTCAAGAACGCCCAGGAGGCGCACGAGGCGATCCGCCCCTCGGGTGATCGTTTCCGCACCCCGGCCGAGACCGGCCTGACCGGCGACCAGTACCGCCTGTACGAGCTGATCTGGATGCGCACCGTCGCCTCCCAGATGAAGGACGCGGTCGGTCAGTCCGTCACCGTCAAGGTCGGCGGTCGCGCGGCCGACGGCCGGGACGCCGAGTTCTCCGCCTCCGGCAAGATCATCACCTTCCACGGCTTCATGAAGGCCTACGTCGAGGGCGCCGACGACCCCAACGCCGAGCTCGACAGCAGCGAGCGCCGGCTGCCCGCCGTCACCGAGGGCGACGCCCTCACCGCGCGGGACGTCACCGCCGACGGCCACGCCACCAAGCCGCCCGCCCGCTACACCGAGGCCTCGCTGGTCAAGGAGCTGGAAGAGCGCGAGATCGGACGTCCGTCGACGTACGCCTCGATCATCGGCACCATCCTCGACCGCGGCTACGTCTTCAAGAAGGGCACGGCCCTGGTGCCGTCCTTCCTCTCCTTCGCCGTCGTCGGCCTGCTGGAGAAGCACTTCGGCCGGCTCGTCGACTACGACTTCACCGCGCGGATGGAGGACGACCTCGACCGCATCGCCCGCGGTGAGGCCCAGGCGGTGCCGTGGCTGCGCCGCTTCTACTTCGGCGAGGGCGACACCCCCGTCGGCGGTGCCGCGGACGCGGGCAACGGCGACGGCGACCACCTCGGCGGCCTGAAGGAACTCGTCGAGGACCTCGGCGCCATCGACGCCCGCGAGGTCTCCTCGTTCCCCGTGGGCAACGGCATCGTGCTGCGCGTCGGCCGCTACGGCCCGTACGTGGAGAAGGCCGCCGAGACCGAGGGCGAGACCGGGCAGCGCGCCGACGTCCCCGACGACATGCCGCCGGACGAGCTGACCGTCGAGCTCGCCGAGGAGCTGCTGGCCAAGCCCAGCGGCGACTTCGAGCTGGGCGCCGACCCGGAGACCGGCCGCCAGATCGTGGCCAAGGACGGCCGCTACGGCCCGTACGTCACCGAGATCCTGCCCGAGGGCACCCCGAAGACCGGCAAGAACGCGGTCAAGCCGCGCACCGCCTCCCTCTTCAAGTCGATGTCCCTCGACACGGTGACGCTGGAGGACGCGCTCAAGCTGATGTCGCTGCCGCGCGTCGTCGGCGCCGACGCCGAGGGCGTCGAGATCACCGCCCAGAACGGCCGCTACGGCCCGTACCTGAAGAAGGGCACCGACTCGCGCTCCCTGGAGACCGAGGACCAGCTCTTCACGATCACCCTCGACCAGGCCCTGGCGATCTACGCCCAGCCGAAGGTGCGCGGCCGCGCCGCGGCCAAGCCCCCGCTGAAGGAACTGGGCACCGACCCGGTCAGCGAGCGCCCCGTCGTCGTCAAGGACGGCCGCTTCGGTCCGTACGTCACCGACGGCGAGACCAACGCCACACTGCGCCGTGACGACGACGTCGAGACGATCACGCCCGAGCGCGGCTACGAGCTGCTCGCCGAGAAGCGGGCCAAGGCCCCCGCCAAGAAGACGGCGAAGAAGACGGCGGCCAAGAAGGCCCCGGCCAAGAAGGCGACCGCGACCAAGACGGCGGCGAAGAAGACGGCCGCCAAGACCACCGCGGCGAAGAAGACCGCGGCGGCCAAGACGACCGCCAAGAAGACCGTCGCCAAGGCCACGACCACGGCGAAGAAGGCCGCTTCCGCGGCCGCCGAGCCCGCCGAGTAG